The DNA window tgaGAAACCAGCACACCACTCCTCTGAATACTCTGTTATATTTACACTGAATTCATGACCACGGTCAGGTCAGGAGTCCAGCAGGTCTCAGCTCAGAGAAAAGGTTCAGCTTTATTCAGGATCAGCAGACTGAAGCCGGCAGAGATAAACAGGACGTGAAGTCAGGGAGCAGCAGAGGTCGACAGCaggcagcagaaccagagagaaAACGGGGATTAAGGGATTAAGATGTTAACATCaggatattttttaaacatttggaCACTGATTCTGATCACAGTTCTTCTACAGATGTCTGTTTATGTGGAGCTCTGTGGTTACCCATAACACCGTTCTTTGTGCAGGTCTGTGGGAATGTTCAGTCGATCTTCAGAGAGGATCATTaggatttcagttttattattgtaaatgtatAAACATTAACAGTTTGTTCATCTTTCAGCAGCTAAATCTCCATCGTCATATTCATGCTGTACCTATAAAGTGAAGCTCTACAGTGTTGTCACTGGTAAAACCTTTGGTGCTGATGACGTCATACTGGAGCaagtaaagaataaaagatggacAGCAACACTGATGGAGGTGACCACAGATCCTCAGGACTGCTACGTCATCATTGTCTTCTGTCCAATCACGTCTCGTGTTGGATCAGATGTGGAGGCAGCCATGAGACGTGAGGAAGGTAATGATCAGACGTGTTTCCACTTGTTCTTATAGTGAAATGTGCACagctcattcattcagtcactgttttttctctcatgttGTTGTCACGTcagactgtttcattttcttaaaatgtcGTCGCCCTCTTGTGGTAAAAATGTTTCAGTACATATTCCAGATTtagcagcagaaacatttctCTTCACTGCTCTGCAGACACAGGACAGTTTTCATGTTCAATAAGTGAAGATAACACAGTGGACACATGAAGACATTAAAGGGTaatattctctttgtcttcacaTGAAGTTCATCACTAACCTCTGTCctcatatttctgtctctcagtgtctcagagTCAGAAACCTGTCATCTTAGTGATGATGCATCACACCAGAGAAGTCGACTATTCACCTGATGGAAGAAAATGGTGTGAAAAGTATCGAAACGTCGTCTCTGAGGTTCATGTTCTCTTCCATGAGACTCAGCCGGGCTTACTGAGATGTGACAGGAATGATCAGGCATTtgaacaaattcaaaatgaggTGTACAAACACAGTAAAGGCAGACAGCCTTGGTGACTTTCTGGTCTGGATGTggaacaaaaagcaacaaacaatgaattaaagaaagcagcaggatggtgaGATTCATGTTAGTGAtcaatgacagaaacagagaaacacagtttgACCTTCTCCTGAGTGAATCTGATTTAATATCACTGATCACAGCTGCTTCACACTGTATTTCTGCTCTATAGTTACTGagtgtctttcctctttttattcacattttcagtctgcACATAAACATATAATCAAAGTTTTATCTGCTGAGCTGAGGATGAATAAACTCTGACGTCCATGAAGAGAATAAACATCAGATCTGAACCTtcctcacattaaaacattcaaacagaaacatggttTCCCATCGTCTGATCtttgactgcagctctgttaatgacctcctcctcctcttcttcttctgtggtggtttaacAGCAGCGACTGGAgacccagctcctccagctgttgATGGCTCAGATTGGACTCTGTACATGACACTGTTGactgtttgcctgtgtgttggATTAAATGTTTCATCTCAGTGTGAGGTGATGTTTGAcgtttgtttctgctgctgacagcagctgGAGTTTCACTAACTTCAGCTGTGAGTCTGTTTCCTGGTTACACCTGGTTTGTTAGATTTAACCCTTTAATGTCTGAGCTGTTAATAAGATAAGATGTGGTGCTTGATGACAAGATGACTGAGCTGAACtctacattttatttcccttttggTCAGAACCATGATGAGTTaaacaatgattaaaaaagttcatgttattatgtttttcacagcagttaAAAGATGATATGAAAAGATTTCATTAGTTCATATTAACTGACATAAACAGAATCTAATCAGAATGTAAAAATCAGATGAAATACATTATTTGACATGAGGTTAAAAACTGTATAAATGAAGTGATGAGTTTACTTTCAGATGGATGTATATTTCTCTGGTGTTGACATGAAGCAGCATCGACAGCACTGgttaaaacatcagtgttttctatgtttttctgATTCATTCAAAGGTTTTTCACCTGATGgttaacactgatttaaaactgATGAATCTGCTGAAGCTGAAGAAATGACGAGCTGTTTGGTGACTGAGTGAAATCCAGTTTAAAACTCTGGGTAGATGGAACAA is part of the Lates calcarifer isolate ASB-BC8 unplaced genomic scaffold, TLL_Latcal_v3 _unitig_5449_quiver_691, whole genome shotgun sequence genome and encodes:
- the LOC108874531 gene encoding uncharacterized protein LOC108874531 isoform X3, yielding MFVSTSLQSCDRERMKRRQQHSAEGTSVDPDDRSPDDMETTSSNPDGDTQESDSDHQTLSVECPKCGSNIQVPVDAGVEVTDKYQPASSNQNRTCGEDWVSLSEDQVNLDEVLQELRGLIPDQLYSSAKSPSSYSCCTYKVKLYSVVTGKTFGADDVILEQVKNKRWTATLMEVTTDPQDCYVIIVFCPITSRVGSDVEAAMRREEVSQSQKPVILVMMHHTREVDYSPDGRKWCEKYRNVVSEVHVLFHETQPGLLRCDRNDQAFEQIQNEVYKHSKGRQPW
- the LOC108874531 gene encoding uncharacterized protein LOC108874531 isoform X4, which encodes METTSSNPDGDTQESDSDHQTLSVECPKCGSNIQVPVDAGVEVTDKYQPASSNQNRTCGEDWVSLSEDQVNLDEVLQELRGLIPDQLYSSAERLVNDMKKIPENSEHLVDLVGHMKEHLKSLKEHFKPQKSNKAAKSPSSYSCCTYKVKLYSVVTGKTFGADDVILEQVKNKRWTATLMEVTTDPQDCYVIIVFCPITSRVGSDVEAAMRREEVSQSQKPVILVMMHHTREVDYSPDGRKWCEKYRNVVSEVHVLFHETQPGLLRCDRNDQAFEQIQNEVYKHSKGRQPW